In the Paenibacillus sp. FSL H7-0357 genome, one interval contains:
- a CDS encoding alpha/beta hydrolase family protein: MKKAMKMTLWIMGSLIAAAVLFILYQNDYEMTEKSVRIETPQGILTGTLVLPEEYSGKVGLVVFVHGDGPVNADHEEGYRPLWEVLATNGYASLSLNKPGIGGAPGNWLEQSMEDRAQEIQYAIEWAQTLSMIDADNIGLWGASQAGWVIPKVVRENRHIAFSILVSPAINWITQGQFNTKEEMKQAGISAQEIIQKEKYNQQVLNLLKAGASYKEYLSIADPEHLITEERWTFISKNVQSDATAELTYFNSPVLLVLGGKDINVDVEETEQVYRKEISAGLLTVVKIPEADHSMMNKPLADSQLLTVMTALFAPGKLTNTEYLNSISGFVTQQKADR; the protein is encoded by the coding sequence GTGAAGAAAGCGATGAAAATGACATTATGGATCATGGGCAGCCTGATCGCTGCCGCTGTTCTGTTTATACTCTATCAGAATGACTATGAAATGACTGAAAAGAGCGTGCGGATTGAAACGCCGCAAGGCATCTTAACGGGAACTTTGGTGCTGCCGGAGGAGTACTCCGGAAAGGTCGGGCTTGTTGTTTTTGTCCATGGGGACGGCCCGGTTAATGCCGATCATGAAGAAGGATACAGGCCTTTATGGGAGGTGCTGGCAACTAACGGATATGCTTCCTTGTCTCTGAACAAGCCTGGAATCGGGGGTGCTCCGGGCAATTGGCTGGAACAGAGTATGGAGGACCGGGCACAGGAGATTCAATATGCAATAGAATGGGCACAAACGTTGTCAATGATTGATGCCGATAACATCGGTTTATGGGGGGCCAGTCAAGCCGGATGGGTCATACCCAAGGTAGTGAGAGAAAACCGCCATATTGCTTTCAGCATTCTCGTCTCACCGGCTATAAACTGGATCACTCAAGGTCAATTCAATACTAAGGAGGAAATGAAGCAGGCCGGCATAAGCGCTCAGGAAATCATTCAAAAAGAAAAATACAATCAGCAAGTGTTGAACCTGCTTAAGGCAGGGGCTTCTTACAAGGAGTATTTGAGCATAGCCGATCCTGAACATCTCATCACGGAAGAGAGATGGACCTTTATCAGCAAAAACGTCCAGTCTGACGCTACCGCAGAATTAACCTATTTTAATTCACCGGTACTGCTTGTTCTGGGAGGCAAGGATATCAACGTGGATGTGGAAGAAACAGAGCAAGTTTACCGGAAAGAGATTTCAGCCGGACTGCTGACAGTAGTCAAAATCCCGGAAGCCGACCACTCCATGATGAATAAACCGCTTGCGGATTCACAGCTGCTGACCGTGATGACGGCTCTTTTTGCACCCGGGAAATTGACCAATACCGAGTATTTAAACTCGATCTCCGGGTTTGTCACTCAGCAGAAAGCAGACAGATAG
- a CDS encoding GNAT family N-acetyltransferase, with amino-acid sequence MIVLNKEEYSKVRHLVESQNELSVFSVLNGEMPGEVKVNSAEHPDAVLIATSETILLAGNAGDTDFNKEITEELDFWDNVTPDSGEWRDKIPAIHPNRFIREYTRYKYSLSSREFIQPELLLPEGYVMEPVNLKDLKQQNYGNADRILEWAQAWGSEERFEEGGCGCYIRKENQIVSWSLSDCSAGNAIAVGIHTDAPFRKLGLAKKVVAGVVQLCFDKGYSRVEWLCVSSNAGSRAIAEGLGFKKENEYASFSSYPPIENQRDLTEEGWYDWGTYLERASKEEPKLAMDCLYCYIKANEVEKTMTFIRELSESGMEITSQRLADDISWFQKEGLCSAFNSPQWAEFTAGMLLKK; translated from the coding sequence ATGATTGTTTTGAACAAAGAAGAATATAGTAAGGTAAGGCATCTTGTGGAAAGTCAGAACGAGTTGTCCGTATTTTCGGTGCTGAACGGAGAAATGCCGGGCGAGGTAAAAGTGAATTCAGCGGAACATCCGGATGCTGTACTTATTGCGACGAGTGAGACTATTTTGCTTGCCGGCAATGCAGGCGACACCGATTTTAATAAAGAAATTACTGAAGAGCTGGATTTTTGGGATAACGTAACCCCCGATTCGGGCGAGTGGCGAGACAAGATCCCAGCCATTCACCCCAATAGATTCATTAGAGAGTATACAAGGTATAAATACAGTCTCAGCAGCAGGGAGTTCATACAACCGGAGTTGTTGCTTCCTGAAGGTTATGTCATGGAGCCCGTTAACCTGAAAGACCTGAAGCAGCAAAATTACGGCAATGCAGACCGGATCTTGGAGTGGGCCCAAGCCTGGGGAAGTGAAGAACGGTTTGAGGAAGGTGGCTGCGGCTGCTACATCCGTAAGGAGAATCAAATTGTTAGCTGGTCCTTAAGTGACTGCTCCGCAGGAAACGCCATCGCAGTGGGAATTCATACAGATGCGCCGTTTCGAAAACTGGGATTGGCCAAGAAAGTTGTTGCCGGGGTCGTCCAGCTTTGTTTTGACAAAGGGTATAGCAGGGTTGAATGGTTGTGCGTCTCATCCAATGCCGGCTCCCGGGCCATTGCGGAGGGACTTGGATTTAAGAAGGAGAACGAATACGCCTCCTTTTCCTCCTACCCGCCAATTGAGAACCAGAGAGACTTAACTGAAGAGGGCTGGTATGATTGGGGGACTTATCTGGAGAGGGCGTCCAAGGAGGAGCCTAAGCTGGCTATGGATTGTTTGTATTGTTATATCAAAGCTAATGAAGTTGAAAAGACAATGACCTTCATTCGGGAACTCTCTGAGAGTGGAATGGAAATTACCTCACAGCGGTTGGCCGACGATATTTCCTGGTTTCAAAAAGAGGGATTATGTTCAGCGTTCAACAGTCCGCAGTGGGCCGAGTTTACCGCGGGAATGCTGCTGAAAAAGTAA
- a CDS encoding MFS transporter — translation MARPLFARLQGNSRGCLAFEPFFLIPFSMFSTYATLYMYELGVTEMNIGWITTIGLIVQVLSSFISGYLTDRLGRKRAILYFDLLSWSLATLLWAFSQNLWFFVAAAFINGFQRVPHVAFYCLIVEDTRPADRTYVFTLLQIISVIGGLFAPLGGLLVAQYGMVQGVRIMYVLAFVLMTFQFVGRHLTTRETAAGLQKRQETRELGLKQSLIEYSGAFRELWADSNLLLIFAVYILFNFQATLKTTYLSLYLADYLRLDNGILSLFPAVSSVIMLLTLWLIMPKIPEQGANRSMMAGFALSALSSVMLVLYPSSSLLWIGLSTILSAVGLMISSPYLETAVQNAIDDDKRAKVFSMLSVLILLFTSPAGIIGGWAYKLDPRIPLWLVTAAFVLSNTLLHLYRKQISKQAIGSAS, via the coding sequence ATGGCACGACCGTTATTCGCCCGTCTGCAGGGGAACAGCCGGGGCTGTCTCGCATTTGAGCCTTTTTTCCTGATCCCGTTCAGCATGTTCTCTACCTACGCAACCTTGTATATGTACGAGCTTGGCGTTACGGAGATGAATATCGGCTGGATCACAACAATTGGACTTATCGTTCAAGTTTTGTCTTCTTTTATCAGCGGCTATTTAACTGACCGGCTGGGCCGCAAGCGGGCGATTTTATATTTTGACCTGCTTAGCTGGAGCTTGGCAACGCTGTTGTGGGCGTTCTCACAGAACCTGTGGTTTTTTGTGGCCGCTGCCTTCATCAACGGTTTTCAGCGTGTGCCGCATGTTGCTTTCTACTGCCTGATTGTTGAAGATACCCGGCCAGCCGACCGTACCTACGTGTTCACACTGCTGCAGATCATCAGTGTCATCGGCGGTCTGTTCGCACCGCTCGGCGGTCTGCTCGTCGCCCAGTACGGAATGGTGCAAGGCGTAAGGATTATGTACGTTCTCGCTTTTGTCCTGATGACGTTCCAGTTTGTCGGCCGGCATCTGACCACCCGCGAAACCGCAGCCGGGCTCCAAAAAAGACAGGAGACGCGCGAGCTTGGGCTAAAGCAGAGCCTGATCGAGTATAGCGGCGCTTTCCGCGAGCTGTGGGCTGACAGTAATCTGTTGCTAATCTTCGCCGTGTACATCCTGTTCAACTTCCAGGCCACATTGAAGACGACATATCTGTCTCTTTATCTGGCAGACTATTTGCGGCTGGACAACGGCATTCTGTCGCTCTTTCCGGCTGTGTCCTCCGTCATTATGCTGCTGACGCTCTGGCTGATTATGCCTAAAATTCCGGAGCAGGGGGCGAACCGCTCCATGATGGCGGGGTTCGCGTTGTCCGCTTTATCAAGCGTCATGCTTGTGCTTTACCCGTCATCCAGCCTGCTCTGGATCGGCCTTAGTACCATCCTGTCGGCAGTGGGGCTAATGATCAGCTCGCCTTATCTGGAAACCGCTGTCCAGAATGCCATCGACGATGATAAACGCGCCAAGGTCTTTTCCATGCTGTCCGTGCTGATTCTTCTCTTCACCTCGCCTGCGGGCATTATCGGCGGATGGGCTTACAAGCTGGACCCGCGGATTCCGCTGTGGCTGGTTACCGCCGCCTTTGTCCTCTCCAATACTTTGCTGCATCTATACCGCAAACAAATCAGCAAGCAGGCTATAGGCTCGGCGTCCTAA
- a CDS encoding diaminopimelate dehydrogenase has product MSSNIRVGIVGYGNLGRGVQQAIQQNPDMELVAIFTRRDPGPLAEETGVLTERLSDVEQYIGRIDVMILCGGSATDLPDQTPQLVKLFNTVDSFDTHAKIPDFYEKVNAAAQEGGKVGVISTGWDPGLFSMNRLLMQAVLPEGQDYTFWGTGVSQGHSDAIRRVPGVKAGVQYTVPVQAVIERIRSGETPQLSTREKHRRDCFVVAQEGADQEAVRRTITDMPDYFADYDTTVTFITEEELAAEHSGMPHGGFVIRSAVTGNGSKQIAEFGLKLDSNPEFTASVLIAYARAAYRLSNEGAVGAKTVFDIPLGYLSPKAAEVLRRELL; this is encoded by the coding sequence ATGAGCAGCAACATTAGAGTAGGTATTGTAGGATACGGCAATCTGGGAAGAGGGGTACAGCAGGCGATTCAACAAAATCCGGATATGGAGCTGGTCGCCATCTTTACACGCCGGGATCCCGGCCCGTTGGCGGAGGAAACAGGTGTCCTGACAGAACGCCTTTCCGATGTTGAACAGTACATAGGCCGAATTGATGTAATGATTTTATGCGGAGGATCGGCGACGGATCTGCCGGATCAGACGCCGCAGCTGGTGAAGCTGTTTAATACGGTGGATAGCTTTGATACCCATGCTAAGATTCCGGATTTCTATGAAAAGGTAAACGCCGCTGCACAAGAGGGCGGAAAAGTCGGTGTGATTTCCACTGGTTGGGACCCTGGACTCTTCTCCATGAACCGCCTGTTAATGCAGGCCGTGCTGCCGGAAGGACAGGATTATACCTTCTGGGGTACCGGAGTCAGCCAGGGGCATTCCGATGCGATCCGCCGTGTGCCGGGCGTCAAGGCAGGAGTCCAGTACACTGTACCGGTGCAGGCAGTAATTGAACGTATTCGCTCCGGTGAGACGCCACAGCTGTCCACCCGCGAGAAGCACCGCCGCGACTGCTTCGTCGTAGCGCAAGAGGGGGCAGATCAGGAAGCCGTACGGCGTACCATTACAGATATGCCCGATTATTTTGCCGACTATGACACGACGGTGACGTTTATTACAGAAGAAGAGCTTGCCGCAGAACATTCCGGCATGCCGCATGGCGGATTTGTTATCCGCAGCGCAGTCACGGGCAACGGCAGCAAACAAATTGCTGAATTCGGTCTGAAGCTCGACAGCAATCCCGAGTTTACGGCCAGCGTACTTATTGCTTATGCCAGAGCCGCCTACCGGCTGAGCAATGAAGGGGCTGTTGGGGCGAAGACGGTATTCGATATTCCGCTGGGCTATCTTTCCCCGAAAGCTGCGGAAGTCCTGCGCCGCGAATTGCTGTAA
- the gdhA gene encoding NADP-specific glutamate dehydrogenase: MSTLTPEASASAESYVRRIYEEVKRRDPQEREFHQAVKEILDSLVPVLARHPHYMEHAILERLVEPERSISFRVPWCDDSGQIRVNRGYRIQFNSAIGPYKGGIRFHPSVYSGIVKFLGFEQIFKNALTGLPIGGGKGGADFDPKGKSDREIMAFAQSFMTELYRHIGPDTDIPAGDIGVGAREIGYMFGQYKRIRGGHEAGVLTGKGLLYGGSLARKEATGYGLVYFVQEMLAAQGLDFHGQSVVVSGSGNVSIYAMEKAQQLSALVVACSDSAGYIYDPKGINVDTVKRLKEQDRLRISEYVKEHPHAVYTEGSTAIWTIPCQIALPCATQNELDEEAARTLVAGGVKAVGEGANMPSTLPAIDYFLEHGILFAPAKAANAGGVAVSGLEMSQNGMRLSWAFEEVDERLRQIMKNIYRSAVRAADEYEVPGNLVAGANIAGFLKVADTMLAQGVV, from the coding sequence GTGTCTACCCTTACACCGGAAGCCTCAGCTTCGGCCGAAAGTTATGTACGGCGTATCTATGAAGAGGTCAAACGCCGCGATCCACAGGAACGCGAGTTCCATCAGGCTGTCAAAGAAATTCTGGATAGCCTAGTGCCCGTGCTGGCCCGCCACCCCCATTACATGGAGCATGCGATTCTGGAACGGCTGGTTGAGCCGGAACGCAGCATTTCCTTCCGTGTTCCCTGGTGCGATGACTCCGGTCAGATCCGCGTCAACCGCGGCTACCGGATCCAGTTCAACAGTGCTATCGGACCTTATAAAGGCGGCATTCGTTTCCATCCATCCGTCTATTCGGGCATTGTCAAATTTCTGGGCTTCGAACAGATATTCAAAAATGCTCTGACCGGCCTTCCGATCGGAGGAGGCAAAGGCGGTGCCGATTTTGATCCCAAGGGCAAGTCAGACCGGGAAATCATGGCCTTTGCCCAGAGCTTCATGACTGAGCTGTACCGCCATATCGGCCCGGATACGGATATCCCCGCCGGTGATATTGGTGTAGGCGCGCGTGAGATCGGCTATATGTTCGGGCAATATAAACGGATCCGCGGGGGCCATGAAGCAGGTGTGCTTACCGGCAAAGGTTTGTTATACGGCGGAAGCCTGGCGAGAAAAGAAGCTACAGGCTACGGTCTCGTTTATTTCGTGCAGGAAATGCTGGCTGCGCAAGGACTGGACTTCCATGGGCAATCCGTCGTCGTTTCCGGTTCAGGCAACGTTTCGATTTATGCCATGGAAAAAGCACAGCAGCTTAGTGCACTCGTTGTCGCCTGCAGCGATTCCGCCGGGTACATCTATGATCCGAAAGGCATCAATGTCGATACTGTCAAGCGATTAAAAGAGCAAGACCGGCTGCGGATCAGCGAATATGTCAAAGAGCATCCCCATGCGGTATATACGGAAGGCAGCACAGCCATCTGGACCATCCCTTGCCAGATTGCCTTGCCTTGCGCCACTCAGAACGAGCTGGATGAAGAGGCAGCGCGGACGCTTGTAGCAGGTGGGGTGAAGGCTGTCGGAGAAGGCGCCAATATGCCCTCTACACTGCCGGCCATTGATTACTTTCTGGAGCATGGAATCCTGTTCGCACCGGCCAAGGCAGCCAATGCCGGCGGTGTAGCCGTATCAGGTCTGGAAATGAGCCAGAACGGAATGCGGCTGTCCTGGGCCTTTGAAGAGGTGGATGAACGGCTGCGGCAGATTATGAAGAACATCTACCGCAGCGCTGTCCGGGCAGCAGATGAATACGAAGTGCCCGGCAACTTAGTGGCCGGTGCCAACATCGCTGGCTTCCTGAAGGTAGCCGACACTATGCTGGCCCAAGGGGTCGTCTAA
- a CDS encoding suppressor of fused domain protein, which yields MSEVENASGWDAIDAALQNIYGDQEPKHYGTIIPYMLGGPDPLNGISVYEVKEPVAHWHFVTYGFSELYDKESSDPEYSGYGFELTFRLSKPDNEDEPPAWALNLLQNMGRYVFGSGNIFRSGDYMDANGPICQGADTLLTALSFIADPQLPEIETPNGRVEFLQMIGITQEELLAMQVWNTLGVLSAISEHIPLYTTNLLRVSLLSLPAVSEAVRIGSEAEGSNTGILYVDQLSWNPSPAGGISKTLTIGAKQAEVVGKLLRGRILKKRNLTLSGPETRIVFEPGEAREVQEQEDSVTIKLDPAAATAIAQLLTPLAGTFAVPAWPELIVSIVPTHIKDSEGNIVESIG from the coding sequence ATGAGTGAAGTAGAAAACGCCTCGGGATGGGACGCTATAGACGCGGCTTTACAGAACATCTATGGAGACCAAGAGCCCAAACACTATGGAACTATAATTCCGTATATGCTGGGAGGCCCTGATCCTCTGAATGGCATCAGTGTGTATGAAGTGAAAGAGCCTGTAGCCCATTGGCATTTTGTTACCTACGGCTTCTCAGAGCTTTACGATAAAGAGAGCAGTGATCCTGAATACAGCGGTTATGGTTTTGAATTGACCTTCCGGCTGTCCAAACCAGACAACGAAGATGAGCCCCCGGCCTGGGCATTGAATCTCCTTCAGAATATGGGGAGATATGTGTTTGGCAGCGGCAATATCTTCCGGTCCGGTGATTACATGGACGCGAATGGACCTATTTGTCAGGGAGCAGATACGCTTCTGACTGCCCTCTCCTTCATTGCCGATCCTCAGCTACCGGAGATCGAGACCCCTAACGGGCGGGTGGAGTTTCTGCAAATGATCGGTATTACGCAAGAAGAGCTGCTGGCTATGCAGGTCTGGAATACGCTTGGCGTTCTTTCGGCAATCTCTGAGCATATACCGCTCTACACAACTAATCTGCTGAGAGTTTCGCTGCTGAGCCTCCCTGCGGTTTCTGAAGCCGTTCGGATTGGCAGTGAGGCGGAGGGTTCAAATACCGGAATTCTCTATGTTGATCAGTTGTCCTGGAATCCTTCACCTGCCGGGGGCATCTCCAAGACATTGACCATCGGCGCAAAGCAGGCTGAGGTTGTTGGTAAATTGCTGCGGGGAAGAATCTTGAAAAAGCGTAACTTGACCTTATCCGGCCCGGAGACCCGGATCGTCTTCGAGCCGGGTGAGGCCAGAGAAGTACAGGAACAGGAGGATTCAGTCACAATTAAGCTTGATCCTGCTGCGGCGACAGCAATTGCCCAGCTGCTTACCCCGTTAGCCGGAACTTTCGCGGTTCCAGCTTGGCCGGAACTCATTGTGAGTATCGTACCTACCCATATCAAAGACAGTGAAGGAAATATCGTCGAAAGTATCGGATAA
- a CDS encoding phosphotransferase translates to MLFEHTLNGWDSWSSVFQSREAFFPLANAIFRKEGLPLAESLENLPPGTNAVFQANELIIKIYAPIQTNMDTQQDYATELAVMEFAMNHNISTPKIIGHGEFMDKYLFRYLIMDYVPAASSIQELLLASSSEKKDFADHIKQISVKLHQPAQNLLPRIDLRNQDNRMNRMDGLNPNLIKELARCAENLDYDEVVLVHGDITRDNLIIGTDRSVTLIDFADCIMAPAYYELPAIIFELFLCDQELVAEYIGEEDRELFLDALIKGLSIHLFCGFILKDYFERIDIPRDSVASIDELRLLLQKQLFPH, encoded by the coding sequence TTGTTATTTGAACATACTTTGAACGGGTGGGATTCCTGGAGCAGCGTTTTCCAATCGAGGGAGGCCTTTTTCCCTTTAGCCAATGCGATCTTCCGTAAAGAAGGTTTACCTTTGGCAGAATCCTTAGAGAATCTTCCTCCAGGCACCAACGCAGTCTTCCAAGCCAATGAGCTAATCATTAAAATCTACGCCCCCATACAAACTAATATGGATACGCAACAAGACTACGCTACTGAACTGGCAGTAATGGAATTTGCTATGAATCATAATATTTCCACCCCCAAGATCATTGGGCACGGTGAGTTTATGGACAAGTATTTGTTTCGTTATCTTATTATGGATTATGTACCTGCCGCATCTTCCATTCAGGAACTTTTATTAGCTTCTTCATCCGAGAAGAAAGATTTTGCAGATCACATCAAACAGATCTCTGTAAAACTCCATCAGCCGGCGCAAAACTTGCTGCCCCGTATTGACCTCAGAAATCAAGACAACCGAATGAACCGCATGGATGGGTTGAATCCGAATCTCATCAAAGAGCTGGCAAGATGCGCTGAGAACTTGGATTATGATGAAGTGGTTTTGGTACACGGTGATATCACGAGGGATAATCTGATCATTGGTACTGATCGCTCCGTTACGCTAATCGACTTTGCAGACTGCATCATGGCTCCAGCCTATTACGAGCTGCCTGCAATCATATTTGAATTGTTCTTATGCGATCAAGAGCTGGTGGCGGAATATATCGGTGAGGAAGACCGGGAATTGTTCCTGGATGCACTAATTAAAGGCCTTTCTATTCATCTTTTCTGTGGTTTCATCTTGAAGGATTATTTCGAAAGAATTGACATCCCAAGAGATAGTGTAGCAAGCATAGACGAATTAAGGCTGTTGTTGCAAAAACAGTTGTTTCCACATTAA
- a CDS encoding NADP-dependent oxidoreductase produces MKRGVIRSMKAVVIEQFGGPEVLVGKEIPKPVIEPNQVLIRLRATSVNPVDFKIRQGAMGSATGDFPLVLGGDAAGVVVEVGENVSRFKADERVFARPRDFGTYAEYIAVDADMVSKMPKAFNFEEAAAVPLAAMTAWQALVDHGKIKEGDKVLIHAGSGGVGTFAIQLAKHFGAEVASTASSRNKELLESLGADRFIDYKEEDFSKVLSDYDLVLDTMGGDIQRKSFEILKPGGRLVSLVEKPDEQLQEKYQVTGVQFMMEPSGSQLEKLAELADQGKLRVVIDSTFWLNEEGIRQAHEKSETHHAAGKIVLRAEQ; encoded by the coding sequence TTGAAGAGAGGCGTGATCCGAAGCATGAAGGCAGTTGTGATTGAACAATTTGGCGGACCTGAAGTATTGGTGGGCAAAGAAATTCCCAAGCCGGTGATTGAACCCAATCAGGTATTGATTCGGCTGAGGGCAACATCTGTAAATCCGGTGGATTTTAAAATTCGGCAAGGTGCTATGGGCTCTGCCACTGGTGATTTTCCATTAGTGTTAGGCGGAGATGCCGCCGGTGTGGTCGTTGAGGTAGGCGAGAATGTGAGCCGGTTTAAGGCGGATGAACGTGTCTTTGCACGTCCGCGTGATTTCGGCACTTATGCCGAGTATATCGCGGTAGATGCGGATATGGTGAGTAAGATGCCCAAAGCATTCAACTTTGAAGAAGCTGCAGCCGTGCCGCTGGCAGCGATGACAGCGTGGCAGGCGCTCGTTGACCACGGAAAGATTAAAGAAGGCGATAAGGTTCTAATTCACGCCGGTTCGGGCGGGGTCGGCACGTTTGCCATCCAGTTGGCCAAACATTTCGGAGCAGAAGTGGCCTCAACAGCCAGTTCCAGGAACAAGGAACTGCTGGAATCGCTCGGTGCCGATCGTTTTATTGATTATAAAGAAGAAGATTTTTCGAAGGTCCTCTCAGACTATGACCTCGTGCTGGACACGATGGGCGGGGATATCCAGCGTAAAAGCTTTGAGATCTTAAAACCCGGCGGCAGGCTGGTCTCTCTTGTTGAGAAACCTGATGAGCAGCTGCAGGAGAAATACCAAGTCACCGGCGTTCAATTCATGATGGAGCCCAGCGGCAGTCAGCTGGAGAAGCTTGCAGAGCTTGCCGATCAAGGCAAACTGCGGGTGGTAATTGACAGTACCTTCTGGCTGAACGAAGAAGGAATCAGGCAGGCGCATGAAAAAAGTGAAACGCATCATGCAGCTGGTAAAATTGTCCTTCGTGCCGAGCAGTAG
- a CDS encoding SDR family oxidoreductase, with protein MNKNISGKTVVITGASSGIGEATARLLARSGAHVVMAARRTERLEAIAAELEAEGCTVYFRQADVTKLVDMQAVVDFTCRQFGRLDVVVNNAGVMPLSLLESLKLEEWNQMIDVNIRGVLHGIAAALPIMKEQGNGQFINIASIGAYEVSPTAAVYCATKFAVRAITEGLRLENVSGIRATLISPGVTESELANSISEEYAKELMKEYRKQALPAEAIARTILFAIEQPADTAINELVVRPS; from the coding sequence ATGAACAAGAATATCTCAGGAAAAACCGTAGTTATTACAGGTGCAAGCAGTGGTATAGGTGAAGCTACCGCCCGCTTGCTAGCCCGAAGCGGTGCCCATGTTGTTATGGCAGCGCGGCGGACCGAACGGCTGGAAGCAATCGCTGCCGAACTGGAAGCAGAAGGCTGCACCGTGTACTTCCGTCAGGCGGATGTCACCAAGCTGGTGGATATGCAGGCTGTAGTTGACTTCACCTGCCGGCAATTCGGACGGCTTGACGTGGTCGTGAACAATGCAGGCGTCATGCCTCTTTCTCTTCTGGAGAGTCTCAAGCTGGAGGAGTGGAACCAGATGATTGACGTGAACATACGCGGTGTACTCCATGGAATTGCCGCCGCCCTGCCTATTATGAAGGAGCAAGGCAACGGCCAGTTCATCAACATCGCCTCGATCGGCGCTTATGAGGTTTCGCCCACGGCGGCCGTATATTGCGCCACCAAATTTGCGGTCCGGGCCATCACGGAAGGACTGCGTCTGGAAAACGTGAGCGGAATCCGGGCAACGTTAATTTCGCCGGGAGTTACTGAATCCGAGCTGGCCAACAGCATTTCGGAGGAGTATGCGAAAGAGCTGATGAAGGAATACCGGAAGCAGGCACTTCCGGCCGAGGCTATCGCACGGACAATCCTTTTTGCCATCGAACAACCGGCCGATACCGCTATTAATGAACTTGTTGTCCGTCCCTCCTAA
- a CDS encoding AraC family transcriptional regulator — MNQTQPEEELSLERQKELASLIERHTRTDGKHLSAIPSLHLFRASCEQEPQFAIYEPALCMIAQGSKLVMLAKEGYRYDPRSYLLASVHLPIKGQILEATAIRPYLGLQLNFQPDQIVDMLQMPRSGGETGNHSSRGLAVGSVSSSLLDAVIRLIRLLDNPEDIEGLAPLMIREILYRVMQGEQGASIKSFVVSGSHAQRIAAVIDRINRDYRQRLQVHDLAKMVNMSVSSLHYYFKEVTAMSPLQYLKQVRLQEARRLLLSETTEAAEAAFQVGYESPSQFSREYARLFGQPPIRDVNQLRHRLSRS; from the coding sequence ATGAACCAGACACAACCGGAAGAAGAGCTGTCCTTAGAAAGGCAGAAGGAACTGGCTTCCTTGATTGAACGGCATACAAGAACCGATGGAAAGCATCTGAGCGCAATACCTTCGCTGCATTTATTCCGCGCTTCCTGCGAGCAGGAACCGCAGTTCGCGATCTATGAGCCGGCTCTTTGTATGATTGCCCAGGGAAGCAAATTGGTAATGCTGGCCAAGGAGGGCTACCGTTATGACCCGAGGTCGTATTTGCTGGCATCCGTACATCTCCCTATCAAAGGTCAAATCCTGGAGGCGACGGCAATTCGGCCGTACCTGGGCCTGCAGTTAAATTTTCAACCGGATCAGATTGTCGATATGCTGCAGATGCCGCGTTCTGGCGGGGAAACCGGGAACCATTCCAGCCGGGGGCTGGCGGTGGGTTCCGTCAGCTCCTCTCTGCTGGACGCCGTCATTCGGCTGATCCGGTTGCTGGATAACCCAGAGGACATTGAAGGTCTGGCACCATTGATGATCCGGGAGATTTTGTATCGGGTCATGCAGGGGGAACAGGGAGCGTCTATCAAGTCTTTTGTTGTCAGCGGCAGCCATGCCCAGCGTATTGCAGCCGTTATAGACCGGATTAACCGTGACTACAGGCAGCGGCTTCAAGTACATGATTTGGCCAAAATGGTCAACATGAGTGTATCTTCGCTCCACTATTATTTTAAAGAAGTTACTGCGATGAGTCCCCTGCAGTATCTGAAGCAGGTCCGGCTGCAGGAAGCCCGGCGACTCCTGTTGTCAGAGACCACAGAAGCCGCAGAGGCAGCATTTCAGGTGGGATACGAAAGCCCGTCGCAATTCAGCCGGGAATATGCCCGCCTCTTCGGGCAGCCGCCCATCAGGGATGTCAATCAGTTGCGGCATAGGTTGTCAAGAAGCTGA
- a CDS encoding PilZ domain-containing protein translates to MKINHRKEPFRYTFKEPVSFNLFIVSINGVPAPAKPVQALMYDISRSGCGLKMPLALRVDSNQIRVSLNLVLYEEPLQLEGTLRWGREEADNHYYGVQLDIPEHERDRLPRELRLLAGQSKIIVK, encoded by the coding sequence ATGAAGATCAATCACAGAAAAGAACCTTTCCGATACACCTTTAAAGAGCCGGTCTCCTTCAACTTGTTTATTGTAAGCATAAATGGAGTACCCGCTCCCGCCAAACCCGTACAGGCACTCATGTATGACATCAGCCGTTCAGGTTGTGGTCTTAAGATGCCGCTTGCCCTTAGAGTAGACAGCAATCAAATCCGGGTCAGCTTAAATCTCGTGCTGTATGAAGAACCATTGCAGTTGGAGGGCACGCTGCGCTGGGGCCGTGAGGAAGCAGATAATCATTATTACGGCGTTCAGCTGGACATCCCCGAACATGAACGCGACCGGCTTCCGCGTGAACTCCGGCTGCTGGCCGGGCAAAGCAAAATCATTGTCAAATAG